The Naumannella cuiyingiana DNA window CAACGCCGCGACCGTCGCGTGATCAAGAACGCGGATCGGCACCTGGTCCCCCGGCCGGCTCCGTGCCGGTGTCGTCGGTGGTGATCTTGGCGATGTCGACCGAACCGCCCGGCATCACCCGCCGGGTACGCCGGTAGCCGTAGAGCACGTAGACGACGATGCCGATAGCCATCCAGCCGAAGAACCGGATGAATGTGTCGAGCGGCAGTTGGGCGATCAGGAACAAGGAGAACCCGACGCCGACGATCGGCAGCACCGGCATCAGCGGCATCCGGAACTCGCGCGGCAGGTCCGGGCGGCGGTAGCGCAGCACCAGCACCGCCAGGCTGACCACGATGAAGGCGGCGAGCACCCCGATGTTGACCAGCTCGGCCACGATGCCGATCGGCGCGACGCCGGCCAGGATGGCGGCGAGCACCGCGATCACCCAGGTCGGCCGGTGCGGGACCTTGTTCTTGCGGTGCATCGTCGCGAACCAGCGCGGCATCAGCCCGTCGCGGCTCATCGCGTACCACAGCCGGGCACCGGCCATCATGAACGTGAAGCAGACCGTGACGATGCCGACCACCGCGCCGATCGCGATCACCAACCCGAGCCAGCCCAGCCCGTGGGCCTGGAAGGCGTAGGCCAGCGCGGCCTCGGGGTCGAGCTCGGTGTAGAGCACCATGCCGCACATCACCAGCGCGACGGCCACATAGAGCACCATGCAGATGCCCAGGCTGAGCAGCATCGCCTTGGGCATCTTGCGCCGGGAGTCCTCCGACTCCTCCGCGGCGGTGGACAGCGCGTCGTAGCCGAAGACCGCGAAGAAGACGACCGACGCGCCGGCGAAGACGCCGGACCAGCCGAACGGCATGAAGTCGGCCAGATTGCCCGGGTCGACGTAGAACACGCCGACCCCGACCACCACGCAGACGATGATGATCTTGATGATCGTCAGGACGGTCTCGACCCGCGCCGACGACTTGGTGCCGCGGGTCAGCAGGAACCCGACGCCGAGGCAGACGATCACCGCGCCGAGATCGACAACACCCGGATTCTCCTCGGCGAACGGCGAGGCGGCCGCCCATTGCGGCAGCCCGAGGCCGATCGCCTCCAGCACATAGTTCAGGTACCCCGACACCCCGATCGCCACCACGGCGACGATCGCGGTGTACTCCAGCAGCAGGTCCCAGCCGATCAGCCAGCCGACGAACTCGCCCAGCACGGCCGCGCCGTAGGTGTAGGACGAGCCGGCGCGCGGCACCAGCGAGGAGAACTCGGCATAGGCGTACGCCGCGCACAGCGACGCCGCGCCCGCGATCAGGAAGCTGATCACCACCGCCGGGCCGGCGGTGTTGCGCGCCACCTCGCCGGCCAGGCTGAAGATGCCGGCGCCGATGATCGCGCCCACGCCGATCATGGTCAACTGCAACAGCGTCAGCGACCGGGTGAAGGTCTGATCCTTCGGCACATCCGCCGGCAGGGTACGCCGGAAGATCCCCCGCTCACCGGTCGAGAACAGCCCGCCGCTTGGCGGCGGTCCTCCCCCTTCTCGGGTCGTGCTCATGGCGAACTCCCCTTCCCGCTCGGTTCCCCCGTACGGTCGTCCACTGATTCAGGCTCGCTCCCCGAGGCTGCCGCGTCCAGCGTTTCGCCCGAATCAGACGAACTCGACCCCCTGGGCGAGCGGGAGCTGGCCGGAGTAGTTGACCGTATTGGTCGCGGGCCGCATGTAGGACTGCCAGGAGTCCGAACCCGACTCCCGGCCACCACCGGTCTCCTTCTCGCCGCCGAAGGCGCCGCCGATCTCCGCGCCCGAGGTGCCGATGTTGACGTTGGCGATCCCGGTGTCGGAGCCCGCACTGGAGACGAACAGCTCGGCCTCGGCCTGGTCGCCGGTGAAGATCGCCGCGCTCAGGCCCTGCGGAACCGCATTGTTCATCGCGATGGCGTCCTCGATGTCGTCGTAGGTCATCACATAGAGGATCGGGGCGAAGGTCTCCTCGGTGACGATCGCTTCCTGGCCCGGCATGGACACCACGGCCGGCTCGACGTAGTACGCCTCGGGCGCCTCGTCGGCCAGCACCCGCTCGCCACCGGCGCGGACCTTGCCGCCCTGGGCCTGGGCCTCGTCCAGCGCCCGCCGCATCCCCTCGAATGCCTTCTCGTTGATCAACGGGCCGACCAGCGTTCCCTCGGCCTCCGGGTCGCCGATCGCCAGCGTGCCGTAGGCGGCGGTGATCCGGCCGACCAGCTCGTCGGCGATCGAGGAGTGCACGATCAGGCGGCGCATGCTGGTGCAGCGCTGCCCGGCGGTGCCGGCGGCGGCGAAGACGATGCCGCGTACCGCAAGATCGAGATCGGCGCTCGGGGTGACGATCGCCGCGTTGTTGCCGCCCAGCTCGAGCAGCAACTTGCCGAACCGCGCGGCGACGCGCGGCCCGACCTCGCGGCCCATTCGGACCGAGCCGGTGGCAGAGACCAGCGCCACCCGCGGGTCGTCGACCAGCCGCTCGCCGCCGGCCCGGTCGGAAACGATCACGTGGTGCAGGTCGGCCGGCGCACCGACCTCGGCGACGGCCTTCCCCAGCAGCGCGTCCGCGGCCAGCGCGGTCAGCGACGTCAGCTCGCTCGGCTTCCACACCACGGTATTGCCGCAGACCAGCGCGAGGGCGGTGTTCCACGCCCAGACCGCGGCCGGGAAGTTGAATGCGGAGATGATCCCGACCACGCCGAGTGGGTGCCAGGTCTCCATCAGGCGATGCCCCGGCCGCTCCGAGGGCATCGTCTTGCCGTAGAGCTGGCGCGACTGGCCGACGGCCAGGTCGCAGATGTCGATCATCTCCTGGACCTCACCGAGCGCCTCGGAGGTGATCTTGCCCGCCTCGGCGGTGACGATCCGGGCCAGGTCGGCCTTGTGCTCGGTGAGCAGCTCTCCCCAGCGCTTGATCAGATTGCCGCGCACCGGTGCCGGGGTGTCGCGCCAGGCGGGGAACGCCGCAGCGGCACGGGAGATCTTGTCGTCGATGCTCGCCGCATCGTCCCCGGTCGCGCCGGGCAGCGCACCGCCGGTGATCGGGGTACGCGTGGCGAAGTCGCCGCCGATCCGATCCGGGGCCACGCCGCAGGCGGCGAGGGCGTCGGTGACGGATCCGGCGATGGTCGCGGTGCCGGGCAGGGTCATGATCGATCTCCAATCGGTTCGGTGCGGATGCTGATGCCGAGTCGGTCGGCCGCGGCGGCCAGCGACTCGGTACGACGCGCGGCGTAGAGCCGCTGGGGATCGGCGATGGCGACGCCGATCAGCTCGGACAGTCGGGCGAGATCGTAGTCCTCGCCCGACCGGGAGGCATCGCGCGTACCCTCCCCGGTGAGGTTGGACTGGAAGATCCCGGCGGCCGAGCGGGGCAGGAAGTCCTCGTAGACGATCGGTTCGGCGACGAGCACGCCGCCGGCGACCAGGTCGGCAAGGTCGTGCTCGCCGCCGCGTACCACGGAGTCCTCGCCCACGGTGTAGCTGAACCAGCCCAGGCCCTGCTCGGCCAGCCCGGACTCGGTGTCCGGCAGTCCCGCGGCCCAGACCGTCCGGGCGGTGCGCTGGCGGGGCGTGCCCAGGGCCCGGATCCGTGGCCCGTCGCCGCTCGGCCCCGCCTCGGCGGGCCCGTCCGGGTCGGCGGCCAGTCGGCGGTCGGTCTCGGTGAGCAGCTCGTCGTAGCGGTCCCGTCCCGCCGGGGTCAGCGCGATCCCGCGCGCCTCGACCTCGCCGAACCGGACGCGGAGCGCGCCGGGGCCCTCGGTGCCGTCGGCGAAGCGGAAGCTGCGTTCCTCGTCCAGCGCCCGGAACGAGGTCTGGCGCAACAACACGTCGGGCCCGTTCCAGCGCGGCGGGCCCTGGATCTCGTCGATCATGGTGATCCCGCGGCGTTCCATCCGGTCGTAGAGCTGATCGATGTCCAGCACCCGGGGCGTCAGGTGGTTGATGTGGGTCGACGTCACACCCGCGATGTCGGCGGCGACCGCGCTGACCCGTTCCAGGCGCCGGTACCAGTCGTGGTCGACCGGCTCCGCCGACAGTTCGAACGCGCCGGTGGCGAGCTCGAGCAGTCGCTCGGCGTCGTCATCGCGCAGCCCGCCGCCGGCGATCGCGGCATCGGCGAGTTCGAGCAGCTCCGGGCCGAACAGTTGCCGCGAGGCGACGAAGGCCTCGACCTGGGCGCCGAGCTCGGGATCGAAGAAGCGCCGATCGCCCGGGGTGAGCATCGAGGTGAACACTCGGAAGGGGTTGCGGGCCAGCTCGTCGGCCGTGGTCGGCCGGAACGCGGTGGAGACCACGGGCACCGCGGAGGCGGCCGCATCGCGCAGGTCGTAGAAGCCGACCGGGCTCATCCCGAACGCGCCGAACACCCGCGCCACCTCCGCGAGCTCGCGCGGGGAACCGACCCGGATCGCGCCGTGCCGCTCGGCGGTCACCCGGTGGATCGACCCGAGCCGTTCCGCGCCCGCCGGGTCGGCGGCCGCGACATCGGTGTTCACCTCCGTCGAGACCTCGACCAGCGTGGTGTAGGCGGGCACCTCGGCCCCGTACATGGCCGACAGCCTGCGGGCGAACGCGGCCCGCAGTTGCCAGGCCGGGACGAAACTCATCGCTGCCCTTTCGATCGATCGTGGACGGTTCAGATGATGTGCAACTCGCGCGGCCGTTCGGCACGGCGGGCGAACCGCTCGGCGCTGAACGGCGCGGGATCCATGAAGGGGCGCCGGCCGAGCACCAGATCGGCGACGATCCGCCCGGCACCGGGCGCCTGGAGGAATCCGTGGCCGGAGAAGCCGGTGGCATAGAGGAATCCCGGCACCCGATCGCTCGCCCCGATCAGGGCGTTGTGGTCGGGCGTGTTCTCGTACAGCCCGGCCCATCCGCCGGTGGTGGGCAGGTCGGCCAGCCCGGGTGCGCAGACCCGTGCGGCGGCCCGGAACCCGGGGAGCCACTCCTCGCTCGGCTCGCGGTCGAAACCGTCGGGGGTGTCGGGATCGGAGATGCCGACCAGCAATCCGTCGTCGGCCGCGGCGGTCCGGGCGCCGAAGCTCGCGTTGTGGAAGTACATGGTGGTGGCGAGGTCGAGGGTGAACGGCACCCGCGGCCATCCTCCGCGCCGGGGCGGGGTGATCGCGATCTGTCGTTTCACCGGGGTGACCGGCAGGTCGACGCCCACCCAGTCCCCGACGCGGGCACTCCACGCCCCGGCGCAGCAGATCACCGTGTCGGTCGCGACCAGGCGGTCGCCGACCCGGACCCCGGCCACCCGGCCGCCGGTGAGCTCGATGCCGGTCACCGCGGTGCGGGTGCAGATGGTGGCGCCGGCGCGGGCGGCAGCGACGGCGTACCCGTCGACGACGCGGGCCGGCTGGGCGAATCCGTCGCGCGGCGACCACGACGCCGCCACGAGGGCGGCGGGATCCACCGGCGGACAGAGCGCCGCCGCCTCCTGCGGGCCGATCACCCGGGCGCCCGCGCCGAACGCGTTCTGCACCGCGACGGCGTCCTCGCAGACCGGGAGGTCCGCATCGTCGCGGACCAGGAACAGGTAGCCCACCCGGTGCAGCCCGATGTCGCAGCCGACCTCGGCGCCGAAGTCCAGATAGCGCCGCAGGCTCCATGCGGCCAGCTCGACATTGGCGGGATCGGAGAAGGTGGCGCGCACCCCGCCCAGCGGCTTGGCCGAAGATCCGGCGCCCAGCTCGGCCGCCTCGAGCACCACGACATCCGACAGCCCGCCGGCGGCGAGGTGGTGGGCCACCGAGACCCCGAGCACGCCGCCGCCGATGACGACCGCAGCGGCGCGGTCCGGGAGCGGTGCGGACATGGCGCCATCCCACCCCGCCGATCCGTTTACGTCAAGTGAAGTTTCCTTGACCAATCACTTCACAGCTTGCGAAGCTTTCCCGATGCAGTGGTCACCGCAGCAACTGGAGGCATTCCTCGCCGTGTCCGGCGAGGCGACCATGGCCGAGGCCGCCGACCGGCTGGGCCTCAGCCTGGCCGCGGTGTCCCAGCGCATCGCGGCCCTGCAGGCCGGACTGCCCGAACCGTTGCTGGTCCGCGACGGTCGGCGCCTGGTCACCACCGACGCCGGCCGCACCTTCGCGCGGTACGCCGAGCGCATCCTCGCCACCGCCCGCGAGGCCGAGCAGGCACTGGCGGCCGATGCGACCCGGCGGGCGACGGTGACGCTGGGCGTGTTCGGGTCGGCCGCGGCCACCATCGTCCCGGCGGCGATGCACGAGCTGGCGGGCCACGCGGCGATCGCGGTCGAGACCCGCGAGATCGGCGTGGACGAGTTGGGCGCCGCGGTGGCCGCCGGCCGGGTCGATCTCGGCCTCGGAGTGGGGTACGCCGATGCGCCGGAACCGCCCCTGCGCGGCGTCGACACCGAGGTGCTGCAGACCGAGGAGCTGCTGTTGGCGCTGCCCCCGGGATCGGATCCGGATCCGGCCGGCCGCGCCGCGCTGGCCGATCGGCTCGACTGGATTCTCGGGCCGGCGAGTTCCTACTTCGGTCGGGCGGTCCGGGTCGCCTGCGGGCGTGCCGGCATCACGCCGCGGGTGCGACACGAGGTCACCGACACCGCCGTGGCGATCGCGCTGGCCGAGGCCGGCGCGGGCATCACTCCCGTCACCGCCCGCATGGTGCGGCTGCGCCCGACGAGCTCACCGCTGGTGCCGCTGCCGGTCCCGGCGTACCGACAGGTCGTGATTCGCGCGCGGCGGGCCCAGTTGTCGCGACCGAGCGTGCGTGCCGTTGCGGACGCGCTCACCCGCGCGACGATCGGCACGGCCGGGGGCGCCGCCGGCGTGCCGTAACGTCGGCCGGGCACGCGAGCGAGGGAGGCAGCATGCACAACCCGTTGGTCGATCGGATGCGGGGCTTCGGCACGACGATCTTCGCCGAGATGACGGCACTCGCCGACGCCACGGGGGCGATCAATCTCGGCCAGGGCTTTCCCGACACCGACGGACCACCCGAGGTGCTCGAGGCCGCGCAACGGGCCATCACCGACGGGCACAACCAGTACCCGCCGGGCCGGGGCATCCCGGCCCTGCGCCGCGCGGTCGCCGAACACCAGCGCGCCTGGTACGGCCAGAACTGGGATCCCGACACCGAGGTGTTGATCACCGCCGGCGCCAACGAGGCGATGACCGCCACCATCCTCGCCCTGTGCGAGCCGGGCGACGAGGTGATCCTGCTCGAGCCCGCTTTCGACTCCTACTGGGCCTCGATCGCCCTGGCCGGCGCGCGGGCGGTGCCGGTCCCGCTGCAGGGCCACGACCTGCGCCTGGACCCCGATCTCCTGCGCGCCGCGGTGAGTCCGCGTACCCGGTTGATCATCGTCAATTCCCCGCACAACCCGACCGGCCGCGTCCTCGATCGCACCGAGCTGCAAGCGATCGCCGACGTGGCAACCGAACGCGACCTGCTGGTGGTGACCGACGAGGTCTATGAGCACCTGACGTTCGATGATCATGCCCACCTTCCGCTGGCCGGGTTCGACGGCATGCGGGACCGCACGATCTCGATCTCGTCTGCCGGCAAGACCTTCTCGGTCACCGGCTGGAAGATCGGCTGGGTCTGCGCGGTGCCCGAGTTGATCAACGCGGTCACCACGGTCAAGCAGTTCATGACCTATGTGAACGGCGCGCCGTTCCAGCACGCGATCGCCGCCGGGCTGGGGCTGCCGCCCGAGCGGTTCGAGCAGATTCGCGCCGACCTGCAGGCCGGTCGCGACGTGTTGGTGCCGGCGCTGGCCGAGGCGGGCCTGGACGTGCTGCCGAGCCAGGGCACCTATTTCGTCACCGCGGACGTGTCGGCGCTCGGCGAGAGCGACGGGCTCGCCTTCTGCCGGTCCCTGCCGGAGCGGTGCGGCGTCGCGGCGATCCCCAGCCAGGTGTTCTACGCCGAGCAGACGCCCCGACCGCTGGTCCGCTTCGCGGTCTGCAAGCGACCCGACGTGCTGGCCGAGGCCGCGGACCGGCTGTCGGCGCTGCATCGCTGATCGCCGAGGTCGCGGTCCGGGTCGGCGGCAGAGCGCGCCACAACCGACCACTGGTCGGGGTTTGGTCCGGCCTGCGGCGTTCGCACTCGCCGTTACCGACCACTGGTCGCGGTTGTGGCGGCGCGATGTCGACGGCTTCGAATCGCGTCGGCCGAGGCTGCCCAAAGGCTGGCGGCACTCGGGCGGTGACGGTTAGGGTCGCAGTGGTTTGACCTTTCCGGCTGCCACTCGCGGGTGGCCGGCACCCCCGACCGTCCGACCGAAGGAAACATCAATGCCGATGTACAGATCCGCCCCGCGGCGGTTCGCCGCGGCCATCGCCGCCGTGCCGCTCGCCGCCGCCGGCCTGTTCGTGGCGTCGCCGCCACAGATCGCCGGCGCCGACCCGCTCGATCCCGCCGACGGGATCACCCGCGCGGAGAATCCCCGCGTACCCGAGGGCGCCGTCTGGTACGAGCAGTACTTCGACTCCCCCGTCGCCTCCAACGACGGCAGCCCCGTGGAACTGCATGCCGACGTCATCCGGCCGGCCGACATCCCGGCCGACCAGCAAACCCCGGTGATCTTGTCCGTCGGGCCCTACTTCGCCCACGCCGGACAGACCAGCGTCGAGCAGTCGGCGACCGGCCCCTCGGAGCGGTTCAACGACCTGATCGAGGGCGCGGACCTGATGGATCGCGGCTACACCTTCGTGATGGTCGACCTGCGCGGCTTCGGCGGCAGCTCGGGCTGCCTGGACTGGGCGGGGCCGGGCGAGCAGGCCGACGTGAAGGCGGCCGTCGAGTGGGCCGCCGACCAGGAATGGTCCAACGGCAAGGTCGGCATGTACGGCAAGTCCTACGACGCCGTCACCGGCCTGATCGGTGCCAACCTGCAGCCCGACGGGCTCGAGGCGGTGATCGCCCAGGAGCCGGTGTGGAACATGTACAACTACCTGTACTCCAACAACGTGCCGCGGCCCAACCAGATCTACACGCCCTCGGCGTACAACTCGATCGCCAGCATCCCGGGCTTCCCCGAGGACAGCCAGCGCTACCGCGACAACGCCGCCTACACGGGTACGCCCGCCGGCGCTTGCTACGAGACGAACTCCCGCGAGCCCGCCGAGAACACCAGCCTCGACACGGCGTACTGGCAGGCCCGCGATCTCGCGGCGCAGGCGCAGGGTTCGACCGTGCCGCTGTTCGTCACCCAGGGCTTCATCGAGACCAACACCAAGCCCGAGGACATGGACACCTACCTGGCCAACCACGCCGGCCCGCAGCGCGGCTGGCTCGGCCAGTGGAACCACGTCCGCGGCAACGATCTCGACGACCCCGATGATCCGAACAGCCCGCTCGCGATGGGCCGCGAGGGCTGGTTCGACGAGGTGATGTCGTTCTACGACGAGTACCTCCAAGGCGTCGAGCCGACCGTCGACTACCCGAACTTCCTGATCCAGGACAGCGACGGCAACTGGCGCGGCCAGGAGACCTGGCCCGGCAAGGCCCGCACCGTCTCGGTCAGCCTCGGCGGCGGTCGCTATCTCGACGACGGCGTGGCCCAGGGCCCCGCCCCGGACCGGACCCAGGCAGACCGGACCCAGGCAGACCAGAGGCAGGCAGACCAGAAGCA harbors:
- a CDS encoding amino acid permease is translated as MSTTREGGGPPPSGGLFSTGERGIFRRTLPADVPKDQTFTRSLTLLQLTMIGVGAIIGAGIFSLAGEVARNTAGPAVVISFLIAGAASLCAAYAYAEFSSLVPRAGSSYTYGAAVLGEFVGWLIGWDLLLEYTAIVAVVAIGVSGYLNYVLEAIGLGLPQWAAASPFAEENPGVVDLGAVIVCLGVGFLLTRGTKSSARVETVLTIIKIIIVCVVVGVGVFYVDPGNLADFMPFGWSGVFAGASVVFFAVFGYDALSTAAEESEDSRRKMPKAMLLSLGICMVLYVAVALVMCGMVLYTELDPEAALAYAFQAHGLGWLGLVIAIGAVVGIVTVCFTFMMAGARLWYAMSRDGLMPRWFATMHRKNKVPHRPTWVIAVLAAILAGVAPIGIVAELVNIGVLAAFIVVSLAVLVLRYRRPDLPREFRMPLMPVLPIVGVGFSLFLIAQLPLDTFIRFFGWMAIGIVVYVLYGYRRTRRVMPGGSVDIAKITTDDTGTEPAGGPGADPRS
- the amaB gene encoding L-piperidine-6-carboxylate dehydrogenase, translating into MTLPGTATIAGSVTDALAACGVAPDRIGGDFATRTPITGGALPGATGDDAASIDDKISRAAAAFPAWRDTPAPVRGNLIKRWGELLTEHKADLARIVTAEAGKITSEALGEVQEMIDICDLAVGQSRQLYGKTMPSERPGHRLMETWHPLGVVGIISAFNFPAAVWAWNTALALVCGNTVVWKPSELTSLTALAADALLGKAVAEVGAPADLHHVIVSDRAGGERLVDDPRVALVSATGSVRMGREVGPRVAARFGKLLLELGGNNAAIVTPSADLDLAVRGIVFAAAGTAGQRCTSMRRLIVHSSIADELVGRITAAYGTLAIGDPEAEGTLVGPLINEKAFEGMRRALDEAQAQGGKVRAGGERVLADEAPEAYYVEPAVVSMPGQEAIVTEETFAPILYVMTYDDIEDAIAMNNAVPQGLSAAIFTGDQAEAELFVSSAGSDTGIANVNIGTSGAEIGGAFGGEKETGGGRESGSDSWQSYMRPATNTVNYSGQLPLAQGVEFV
- the hglS gene encoding 2-oxoadipate dioxygenase/decarboxylase codes for the protein MSFVPAWQLRAAFARRLSAMYGAEVPAYTTLVEVSTEVNTDVAAADPAGAERLGSIHRVTAERHGAIRVGSPRELAEVARVFGAFGMSPVGFYDLRDAAASAVPVVSTAFRPTTADELARNPFRVFTSMLTPGDRRFFDPELGAQVEAFVASRQLFGPELLELADAAIAGGGLRDDDAERLLELATGAFELSAEPVDHDWYRRLERVSAVAADIAGVTSTHINHLTPRVLDIDQLYDRMERRGITMIDEIQGPPRWNGPDVLLRQTSFRALDEERSFRFADGTEGPGALRVRFGEVEARGIALTPAGRDRYDELLTETDRRLAADPDGPAEAGPSGDGPRIRALGTPRQRTARTVWAAGLPDTESGLAEQGLGWFSYTVGEDSVVRGGEHDLADLVAGGVLVAEPIVYEDFLPRSAAGIFQSNLTGEGTRDASRSGEDYDLARLSELIGVAIADPQRLYAARRTESLAAAADRLGISIRTEPIGDRS
- a CDS encoding NAD(P)/FAD-dependent oxidoreductase, which encodes MSAPLPDRAAAVVIGGGVLGVSVAHHLAAGGLSDVVVLEAAELGAGSSAKPLGGVRATFSDPANVELAAWSLRRYLDFGAEVGCDIGLHRVGYLFLVRDDADLPVCEDAVAVQNAFGAGARVIGPQEAAALCPPVDPAALVAASWSPRDGFAQPARVVDGYAVAAARAGATICTRTAVTGIELTGGRVAGVRVGDRLVATDTVICCAGAWSARVGDWVGVDLPVTPVKRQIAITPPRRGGWPRVPFTLDLATTMYFHNASFGARTAAADDGLLVGISDPDTPDGFDREPSEEWLPGFRAAARVCAPGLADLPTTGGWAGLYENTPDHNALIGASDRVPGFLYATGFSGHGFLQAPGAGRIVADLVLGRRPFMDPAPFSAERFARRAERPRELHII
- a CDS encoding LysR family transcriptional regulator yields the protein MQWSPQQLEAFLAVSGEATMAEAADRLGLSLAAVSQRIAALQAGLPEPLLVRDGRRLVTTDAGRTFARYAERILATAREAEQALAADATRRATVTLGVFGSAAATIVPAAMHELAGHAAIAVETREIGVDELGAAVAAGRVDLGLGVGYADAPEPPLRGVDTEVLQTEELLLALPPGSDPDPAGRAALADRLDWILGPASSYFGRAVRVACGRAGITPRVRHEVTDTAVAIALAEAGAGITPVTARMVRLRPTSSPLVPLPVPAYRQVVIRARRAQLSRPSVRAVADALTRATIGTAGGAAGVP
- a CDS encoding pyridoxal phosphate-dependent aminotransferase, yielding MHNPLVDRMRGFGTTIFAEMTALADATGAINLGQGFPDTDGPPEVLEAAQRAITDGHNQYPPGRGIPALRRAVAEHQRAWYGQNWDPDTEVLITAGANEAMTATILALCEPGDEVILLEPAFDSYWASIALAGARAVPVPLQGHDLRLDPDLLRAAVSPRTRLIIVNSPHNPTGRVLDRTELQAIADVATERDLLVVTDEVYEHLTFDDHAHLPLAGFDGMRDRTISISSAGKTFSVTGWKIGWVCAVPELINAVTTVKQFMTYVNGAPFQHAIAAGLGLPPERFEQIRADLQAGRDVLVPALAEAGLDVLPSQGTYFVTADVSALGESDGLAFCRSLPERCGVAAIPSQVFYAEQTPRPLVRFAVCKRPDVLAEAADRLSALHR
- a CDS encoding CocE/NonD family hydrolase, coding for MPMYRSAPRRFAAAIAAVPLAAAGLFVASPPQIAGADPLDPADGITRAENPRVPEGAVWYEQYFDSPVASNDGSPVELHADVIRPADIPADQQTPVILSVGPYFAHAGQTSVEQSATGPSERFNDLIEGADLMDRGYTFVMVDLRGFGGSSGCLDWAGPGEQADVKAAVEWAADQEWSNGKVGMYGKSYDAVTGLIGANLQPDGLEAVIAQEPVWNMYNYLYSNNVPRPNQIYTPSAYNSIASIPGFPEDSQRYRDNAAYTGTPAGACYETNSREPAENTSLDTAYWQARDLAAQAQGSTVPLFVTQGFIETNTKPEDMDTYLANHAGPQRGWLGQWNHVRGNDLDDPDDPNSPLAMGREGWFDEVMSFYDEYLQGVEPTVDYPNFLIQDSDGNWRGQETWPGKARTVSVSLGGGRYLDDGVAQGPAPDRTQADRTQADQRQADQKQADRGRSGEGAAREGDMEYVERTPPGLRKDRDKRGGPRHGEVGQNYATFSDPVRREVRLTGTPAINLKTKGERNVMVRLWDVSPDGTAVMINENVAVLEADGRTRFDLKSMEWTLHRGDSLAVTIGTLTDGYWWPEPSGQQVTVQSAKLDLALQSTTDDVAAEGERAPFLDRYIAAYTADEPMTPPAKGRFRLALPGK